A single window of Nasonia vitripennis strain AsymCx chromosome 4, Nvit_psr_1.1, whole genome shotgun sequence DNA harbors:
- the LOC100116721 gene encoding kinesin-like protein KIF21A isoform X1, producing the protein MADDSSVRVAVRIRPQVAREVIDMCRICTQVPPGEPQVFLGPDKAFTYDYVFDTNSEQSSIYDTCVARLVDGALDGYNATVLAYGQTGSGKTYTMGTGFDVEIDEEVVGIIPRAIKHLFDGIAEKQARARERAQMPPEFKVTAQFLELYNEDLKDLLEPGGPRGGARIHEDTAGNIHLAGVESRVVTSPQEALEYLRLGALSRTTGSTQMNTQSSRSHAIFTLYVKQQRCIKVEDPDADVDTSSAMETASEFETLTAKFHFVDLAGSERLKRTGATGDRAKEGISINCGLLALGNVISALGDKTKKALHVPYRDSKLTRLLQDSLGGNSQTCMIACVSPSDRDFMETLSTLKYANRARNIKNKVTINQDKSSRTIASLRREIQQLQMELLEYRQGKRVVGEDGMNDAWHENQMLNSELQSLRTRVKALSETVDALTAKNSLLLAEKAAGQWMSSGAAASGGDVTGLVQGYLQEIEELRARLLEAEALYQQLKKRQMHQSFGIDSHLDDSLQMSAASNPYGDMSHVIHNDSSSILLDAKKELQREKALLASLKNQQAQNSNMSSRDGDDGDMDDTENGQESMSEDESDDDSDRKEEDEEEEAMGRELENLTSNIDVKQRLIQELEQSQRRLQTMKQHYEDKLAQLQLRIRDTQDERDKVLSSLQNQPSAPTEKVKKLRDEYEKKLSAMQKEVKILQSAKKEHARLLKSQTQNENRLRGLRNELAEMKRAKVKLLNKMREEAQRHKENELKRNREIAQLRKESRKNANMIRTLEADKRMKEVVLRRKQEEVTALRKRDRGLSQKVAGRTAPAKVLNPKALKSRWQTFERTITKQALAKQAAAETEKEMERLLQEREELGRELERLKKHKLVVASTKEDTTDLDEEIDNVTSKINYLQDSISECQRAMVVMGDGDGEVDEDPGVEALLSTIRTVDEAQYLMQRMLAFTIEQSYIAAQKQVEARDMATRLNQVAQESDVQHQLLEHVLRDRDLLSLTNSNNTNNTNTVAYSPPSSRSSSPDNSESLTQSIGGDDKPRSIKVRRRTTQPQELLYGISTSTENQKNEDQNQNQHQNHNHPLTRVPSAPGSLKGLVLARNQYGSGLIGSPTLSRRDSTSPRPLRRALHAGGGSMEQVAHMDISSPPGSPTTYRRFNSREENVFSRLTASRQTLHVEHQPTKGVISNYQGKTVPRAILHCTHVAEGHSKAVLSICATNDLLFSGSKDRTVKVWDLGTGIESTTLSGHPNNVVVVKYSSVHRLLFSVSAAYVKVWDLRAGNSCIKTLFSSGQAQSGPLNLSTPSRTLQMPVGETTINDLALGLDDRELYTASSDKVRIWDLRKLAYVGKLSTPHAAAVMCLSVSDDGRVITGSKDHLISLVEPNMSGQSLSLSPPHYDGVQCLATYGNTLFSGSRDMCIKRWDLSRMELVQSLNNAHKDWILGLCLINSGSVMISGCRGGILRAWTVPNFGDHAGECSLLGEVRAHTSAINATVTNQQHIFTASNDGTVRLWNYNKRDNRTFQRSNSLKC; encoded by the exons ATGGCCGACGATTCCAGCGTGCGCGTCGCAGTGCG GATCCGACCGCAAGTGGCGCGCGAGGTGATCGACATGTGCCGCATCTGCACGCAGGTGCCTCCGGGCGAGCCCCAGGTCTTCCTGGGCCCGGACAAGGCCTTCACCTACGACTACGTCTTCGACACGAACTCGGAGCAGAGCTCGATCTACGATACGTGCGTCGCGAGGCTGGTCGACGGCGCCCTCGACGGCTACAACGCGACTGTTTTGGCCTACGGTCAGACCGGCTCCGGCAAGACCTACACTATGGGCACTGGATTCGACGTTGAGATCGACGAAGAGGTCGTCGGCATCATACCCAGGGCTATCAAGCATCTGTTCGACGGCATCGCCGAGAAACAGGCCAGGGCTAGGGAACGAGCCCAGATGCCTCCGGAGTTTAAG GTGACCGCCCAGTTCCTGGAACTCTACAACGAAGACCTAAAAGACTTGTTGGAGCCTGGTGGGCCGAGAGGCGGTGCCCGAATCCACGAGGACACGGCGGGCAACATCCACTTGGCCGGCGTCGAGTCTCGCGTCGTCACCAGTCCCCAGGAGGCTCTCGAGTACCTTCGCCTTGGCGCGTTATCGCGTACCACTGGCTCCACCCAGATGAACACCCAGTCGTCGCGGTCGCACGCCATCTTTACGCTCTACGTCAAGCAGCAGCGATGCATCAAAGTCGAGGATCCCGACGCCGACGTGGATACGTCCAGCGCCATGGAGACCGCCAGCGAGTTTGAGACGCTCACGGCCAAGTTTCATTTCGTCGATCTCGCCGGGTCCGAGAGGCTCAAGAGGACTGGCGCCACTGGGGACAGGGCCAAGGAGGGCATCTCCATCAACTGCGGTCTG CTGGCACTGGGTAACGTTATCTCGGCGCTGGGCGACAAGACGAAGAAGGCCTTGCACGTGCCCTACCGAGACTCGAAGCTTACGAGGCTGCTGCAGGACTCGCTCGGTGGCAACAGCCAGACATGCATGATCGCTTGCGTCTCGCCGAGCGATCGCGATTTCATGGAGACCCTCAGCACGCTCAAGTATGCCAACAGGGCGAGGAACATCAAAAACAAGGTCACCATCAATCAGGACAAGAGCTCGAGGACCATTGCCTCGCTGCGCAGAGAGATACAGCAGTTGCAGATGGAACTGCTCGAGTATCGACAGG gCAAACGCGTGGTCGGCGAGGACGGCATGAACGACGCCTGGCACGAGAACCAGATGCTGAACAGCGAGCTGCAGAGTCTGCGAACTAGAGTCAAGGCTCTCTCGGAAACGGTCGATGCCCTAACAGCGAAGAACTCGTTGCTACTGGCCGAGAAGGCCGCTGGCCAGTGGATGTCCTCGGGAGCGGCTGCCTCTGGGGGAGACGTCACCGGACTGGTGCAGGGCTACCTCCAGGAGATCGAGGAGCTCAGGGCGCGACTGCTCGAAGCCGAGGCGCTTTATCAGCAGCTTAAAAAGCGCCAGATGCAT CAATCGTTTGGAATAGACAGTCATCTAGACGATAGTCTGCAG ATGAGCGCTGCGAGCAATCCTTACGGCGACATGTCGCACGTCATTCACAATGACTCTTCTTCTATACTGCTGGATGCCAAAAAAGAGTTGCAGAGGGAAAAAGCTCTCCTAGCCAGCCTTAAAAATCAACAAGCGCAAAATTCAAATATGAGCAGCAGAGATGGGGACGACGGCGACATGGACGACACAGAAAACGGACAGGAGTCCATGAGCGAAGACGAGTCGGACGATGATTCCGACCGCAAAG AAgaagacgaggaggaggaagccATGGGTCGCGAGCTCGAAAATCTCACGTCCAACATCGACGTCAAGCAGCGACTGATCCAGGAACTCGAGCAATCCCAGAGGCGACTGCAGACCATGAAGCAGCACTACGAGGACAAACTCGCCCAACTCCAACTTCGCATTCGGGACACGCAGGACGAGAGAGACAAGGTTCTGTCCTCCCTCCAGAACCAACCCTCTGCGCCTACAGAGAAGGTGAAGAAACTGCGCGACGAGTACGAAAAGAAGCTCTCGGCCATGCAAAAGGAAGTCAAGATACTGCAGTCCGCTAAGAAAGAACACGCGAGGCTCCTCAAGAGTCAGACGCAGAACGAGAATCGGCTGCGAGGCCTGCGCAACGAGCTGGCCGAGATGAAGCGCGCCAAAGTTAAGCTTCTGAACAAGATGCGCGAGGAGGCGCAGCGCCACAAGGAGAACGAGCTCAAACGTAACCGAGAGATCGCTCAACTACGTAAAGAGAGCCGGAAAAACGCCAACATGATCAGGACTCTCGAGGCAGACAAGCGCATGAAGGAGGTAGTCCTCAGGAGAAAGCAGGAAGAAGTCACTGCGCTGAGAAAGAGGGACCGGGGACTTAGTCAAAAGGTCGCGGGTAGAACGGCACCGGCCAAGGTTCTTAATCCGAAGGCTCTGAAGAGCCGCTGGCAAACGTTCGAGAGGACCATTACGAAGCAGGCACTGGCAAAGCAGGCTGCAGCCGAGACGGAGAAGGAGATGGAGAGGCTGCTGCAGGAGCGAGAGGAACTCGGCAGGGAACTCGAGAGACTGAAGAAGCACAAGCTCGTCGTCGCGTCAACCAAGGAGGATACGACGGATCTTGACGAGGAGATCGACAACGTCACAAGCAAAATTAATTACTTACAA GACAGTATATCGGAGTGCCAAAGAGCGATGGTAGTAATGGGCGACGGGGACGGCGAGGTCGACGAAGACCCCGGCGTCGAAGCCCTCCTCAGCACGATAAGGACGGTCGACGAGGCGCAATATCTGATGCAACGAATGCTGGCCTTCACCATCGAGCAGAGCTACATTGCCGCGCAGAAGCAAGTCGAGGCGCGCGACATGGCGACGAGACTGAATCAAGTCGCGCAGGAGAGCGACGTCCAGCATCAGCTGCTTGAGCACGTGCTGCGCGATCGCGACCTGCTCTCGCTCACCAACAGCAACAACACTAACAACACCAATACCGTGGCCTACAGTCCGCCGAGTTCTCGCAGTTCGTCACCTGACAA CAGCGAAAGTCTCACGCAGAGCATAGGAGGAGACGACAAGCCCCGAAGTATCAAGGTTCGTCGACGAACCACTCAACCTCAGGAACTGTTGTACGGGATCTCGACAAGTACGGAGAATCAAAAGAACGAGgatcaaaatcaaaaccaGCATCAAAATCACAATCACCCGCTTACGAGGGTTCCCAGCGCACCAGGGAGTTTAAA GGGGTTGGTACTAGCGAGGAATCAGTATGGAAGTGGGTTGATTGGCTCGCCGACTCTAAGCCGTCGCGACAGCACGTCTCCTCGGCCCCTGCGCAGAGCTCTACACGCAGGTGGCGGTTCCAT GGAGCAGGTAGCCCACATGGACATATCGTCGCCGCCGGGCTCACCGACTACCTACAGAAGGTTCAACAGTAGAGAAGAGAACGTCTTCTCGAGGTTGACCGCGAGCAGGCAGACGCTTCACGTCGAGCATCAACCGACCAAAGGAGTCATTTCCAATTACCAAGGAAAA ACGGTTCCCAGGGCGATATTGCACTGCACTCACGTAGCCGAAGGTCACAGTAAAGCCGTCCTGTCGATTTGCGCAACCAATGATTTACTCTTCAGTGGCTCCAAAG ATCGAACTGTGAAGGTTTGGGACTTGGGAACGGGCATCGAGAGCACGACCCTGAGCGGTCACCCGAACAACGTGGTCGTGGTCAAGTACTCGTCGGTGCACCGGTTGCTCTTCAGCGTTTCCGCCGCCTACGTCAAGGTCTGGGATCTGCGAGCAGGTAACAGCTGCATAAAGACGCTGTTTTCATCGGGCCAGGCTCAAAGCGGCCCGTTAAATCTTTCGACGCCTTCGCGGACGCTTCAGATGCCCGTCGGTGAGACGACGATCAATGACTTAGCTTTGGGTCTGGACGACCGCGAGCTCTACACGGCCTCGAGCGACAAGGTGCGCATCTGGGACCTGAGAAAGCTGGCCTACGTGGGCAAACTCAGCACGCCTCACGCGGCCGCCGTCATGTGCCTCAGCGTCTCGGACGATGGTAGGGTCATCACCGGGAGCAAGGATCATCTTATCTCACTCGTCGAGCCGAACATGTCCGGACAGTCGCTGAGCTTGTCGCCGCCTCACTACGACGGTGTGCAGTGCTTGGCTACTTATGGCAACACACTGTTTTCTG GTTCGAGAGATATGTGCATCAAACGCTGGGACTTGAGCAGGATGGAACTGGTCCAGTCTCTGAACAACGCCCACAAAGATTGGATCCTTGGATTGTGCCTTATTAATAGCGGGTCTGTAATGATATCGGGTTGTCGTGGTGGCATCCTCAGGGCGTGGACCGTTCCGAATTTCGGCGACCACGCGGGCGAGTGCTCGCTTCTCGGCGAGGTGCGCGCCCACACCTCGGCCATCAACGCGACTGTCACCAATCAGCAGCACATCTTCACCGCGAGCAA TGATGGAACAGTGAGGCTGTGGAACTACAACAAGAGAGACAACAGGACTTTCCAAAGGAGCAACTCGCTAAAATGCTAG
- the LOC100116721 gene encoding kinesin-like protein KIF21A isoform X5 — protein MADDSSVRVAVRIRPQVAREVIDMCRICTQVPPGEPQVFLGPDKAFTYDYVFDTNSEQSSIYDTCVARLVDGALDGYNATVLAYGQTGSGKTYTMGTGFDVEIDEEVVGIIPRAIKHLFDGIAEKQARARERAQMPPEFKVTAQFLELYNEDLKDLLEPGGPRGGARIHEDTAGNIHLAGVESRVVTSPQEALEYLRLGALSRTTGSTQMNTQSSRSHAIFTLYVKQQRCIKVEDPDADVDTSSAMETASEFETLTAKFHFVDLAGSERLKRTGATGDRAKEGISINCGLLALGNVISALGDKTKKALHVPYRDSKLTRLLQDSLGGNSQTCMIACVSPSDRDFMETLSTLKYANRARNIKNKVTINQDKSSRTIASLRREIQQLQMELLEYRQGKRVVGEDGMNDAWHENQMLNSELQSLRTRVKALSETVDALTAKNSLLLAEKAAGQWMSSGAAASGGDVTGLVQGYLQEIEELRARLLEAEALYQQLKKRQMHQSFGIDSHLDDSLQMSAASNPYGDMSHVIHNDSSSILLDAKKELQREKALLASLKNQQAQNSNMSSRDGDDGDMDDTENGQESMSEDESDDDSDRKEEDEEEEAMGRELENLTSNIDVKQRLIQELEQSQRRLQTMKQHYEDKLAQLQLRIRDTQDERDKVLSSLQNQPSAPTEKVKKLRDEYEKKLSAMQKEVKILQSAKKEHARLLKSQTQNENRLRGLRNELAEMKRAKVKLLNKMREEAQRHKENELKRNREIAQLRKESRKNANMIRTLEADKRMKEVVLRRKQEEVTALRKRDRGLSQKVAGRTAPAKVLNPKALKSRWQTFERTITKQALAKQAAAETEKEMERLLQEREELGRELERLKKHKLVVASTKEDTTDLDEEIDNVTSKINYLQDSISECQRAMVVMGDGDGEVDEDPGVEALLSTIRTVDEAQYLMQRMLAFTIEQSYIAAQKQVEARDMATRLNQVAQESDVQHQLLEHVLRDRDLLSLTNSNNTNNTNTVAYSPPSSRSSSPDNSESLTQSIGGDDKPRSIKVRRRTTQPQELLYGISTSTENQKNEDQNQNQHQNHNHPLTRVPSAPGSLKEQVAHMDISSPPGSPTTYRRFNSREENVFSRLTASRQTLHVEHQPTKGVISNYQGKTVPRAILHCTHVAEGHSKAVLSICATNDLLFSGSKDRTVKVWDLGTGIESTTLSGHPNNVVVVKYSSVHRLLFSVSAAYVKVWDLRAGNSCIKTLFSSGQAQSGPLNLSTPSRTLQMPVGETTINDLALGLDDRELYTASSDKVRIWDLRKLAYVGKLSTPHAAAVMCLSVSDDGRVITGSKDHLISLVEPNMSGQSLSLSPPHYDGVQCLATYGNTLFSGSRDMCIKRWDLSRMELVQSLNNAHKDWILGLCLINSGSVMISGCRGGILRAWTVPNFGDHAGECSLLGEVRAHTSAINATVTNQQHIFTASNSGEVKLWRIPDSSLTMSTSTVSL, from the exons ATGGCCGACGATTCCAGCGTGCGCGTCGCAGTGCG GATCCGACCGCAAGTGGCGCGCGAGGTGATCGACATGTGCCGCATCTGCACGCAGGTGCCTCCGGGCGAGCCCCAGGTCTTCCTGGGCCCGGACAAGGCCTTCACCTACGACTACGTCTTCGACACGAACTCGGAGCAGAGCTCGATCTACGATACGTGCGTCGCGAGGCTGGTCGACGGCGCCCTCGACGGCTACAACGCGACTGTTTTGGCCTACGGTCAGACCGGCTCCGGCAAGACCTACACTATGGGCACTGGATTCGACGTTGAGATCGACGAAGAGGTCGTCGGCATCATACCCAGGGCTATCAAGCATCTGTTCGACGGCATCGCCGAGAAACAGGCCAGGGCTAGGGAACGAGCCCAGATGCCTCCGGAGTTTAAG GTGACCGCCCAGTTCCTGGAACTCTACAACGAAGACCTAAAAGACTTGTTGGAGCCTGGTGGGCCGAGAGGCGGTGCCCGAATCCACGAGGACACGGCGGGCAACATCCACTTGGCCGGCGTCGAGTCTCGCGTCGTCACCAGTCCCCAGGAGGCTCTCGAGTACCTTCGCCTTGGCGCGTTATCGCGTACCACTGGCTCCACCCAGATGAACACCCAGTCGTCGCGGTCGCACGCCATCTTTACGCTCTACGTCAAGCAGCAGCGATGCATCAAAGTCGAGGATCCCGACGCCGACGTGGATACGTCCAGCGCCATGGAGACCGCCAGCGAGTTTGAGACGCTCACGGCCAAGTTTCATTTCGTCGATCTCGCCGGGTCCGAGAGGCTCAAGAGGACTGGCGCCACTGGGGACAGGGCCAAGGAGGGCATCTCCATCAACTGCGGTCTG CTGGCACTGGGTAACGTTATCTCGGCGCTGGGCGACAAGACGAAGAAGGCCTTGCACGTGCCCTACCGAGACTCGAAGCTTACGAGGCTGCTGCAGGACTCGCTCGGTGGCAACAGCCAGACATGCATGATCGCTTGCGTCTCGCCGAGCGATCGCGATTTCATGGAGACCCTCAGCACGCTCAAGTATGCCAACAGGGCGAGGAACATCAAAAACAAGGTCACCATCAATCAGGACAAGAGCTCGAGGACCATTGCCTCGCTGCGCAGAGAGATACAGCAGTTGCAGATGGAACTGCTCGAGTATCGACAGG gCAAACGCGTGGTCGGCGAGGACGGCATGAACGACGCCTGGCACGAGAACCAGATGCTGAACAGCGAGCTGCAGAGTCTGCGAACTAGAGTCAAGGCTCTCTCGGAAACGGTCGATGCCCTAACAGCGAAGAACTCGTTGCTACTGGCCGAGAAGGCCGCTGGCCAGTGGATGTCCTCGGGAGCGGCTGCCTCTGGGGGAGACGTCACCGGACTGGTGCAGGGCTACCTCCAGGAGATCGAGGAGCTCAGGGCGCGACTGCTCGAAGCCGAGGCGCTTTATCAGCAGCTTAAAAAGCGCCAGATGCAT CAATCGTTTGGAATAGACAGTCATCTAGACGATAGTCTGCAG ATGAGCGCTGCGAGCAATCCTTACGGCGACATGTCGCACGTCATTCACAATGACTCTTCTTCTATACTGCTGGATGCCAAAAAAGAGTTGCAGAGGGAAAAAGCTCTCCTAGCCAGCCTTAAAAATCAACAAGCGCAAAATTCAAATATGAGCAGCAGAGATGGGGACGACGGCGACATGGACGACACAGAAAACGGACAGGAGTCCATGAGCGAAGACGAGTCGGACGATGATTCCGACCGCAAAG AAgaagacgaggaggaggaagccATGGGTCGCGAGCTCGAAAATCTCACGTCCAACATCGACGTCAAGCAGCGACTGATCCAGGAACTCGAGCAATCCCAGAGGCGACTGCAGACCATGAAGCAGCACTACGAGGACAAACTCGCCCAACTCCAACTTCGCATTCGGGACACGCAGGACGAGAGAGACAAGGTTCTGTCCTCCCTCCAGAACCAACCCTCTGCGCCTACAGAGAAGGTGAAGAAACTGCGCGACGAGTACGAAAAGAAGCTCTCGGCCATGCAAAAGGAAGTCAAGATACTGCAGTCCGCTAAGAAAGAACACGCGAGGCTCCTCAAGAGTCAGACGCAGAACGAGAATCGGCTGCGAGGCCTGCGCAACGAGCTGGCCGAGATGAAGCGCGCCAAAGTTAAGCTTCTGAACAAGATGCGCGAGGAGGCGCAGCGCCACAAGGAGAACGAGCTCAAACGTAACCGAGAGATCGCTCAACTACGTAAAGAGAGCCGGAAAAACGCCAACATGATCAGGACTCTCGAGGCAGACAAGCGCATGAAGGAGGTAGTCCTCAGGAGAAAGCAGGAAGAAGTCACTGCGCTGAGAAAGAGGGACCGGGGACTTAGTCAAAAGGTCGCGGGTAGAACGGCACCGGCCAAGGTTCTTAATCCGAAGGCTCTGAAGAGCCGCTGGCAAACGTTCGAGAGGACCATTACGAAGCAGGCACTGGCAAAGCAGGCTGCAGCCGAGACGGAGAAGGAGATGGAGAGGCTGCTGCAGGAGCGAGAGGAACTCGGCAGGGAACTCGAGAGACTGAAGAAGCACAAGCTCGTCGTCGCGTCAACCAAGGAGGATACGACGGATCTTGACGAGGAGATCGACAACGTCACAAGCAAAATTAATTACTTACAA GACAGTATATCGGAGTGCCAAAGAGCGATGGTAGTAATGGGCGACGGGGACGGCGAGGTCGACGAAGACCCCGGCGTCGAAGCCCTCCTCAGCACGATAAGGACGGTCGACGAGGCGCAATATCTGATGCAACGAATGCTGGCCTTCACCATCGAGCAGAGCTACATTGCCGCGCAGAAGCAAGTCGAGGCGCGCGACATGGCGACGAGACTGAATCAAGTCGCGCAGGAGAGCGACGTCCAGCATCAGCTGCTTGAGCACGTGCTGCGCGATCGCGACCTGCTCTCGCTCACCAACAGCAACAACACTAACAACACCAATACCGTGGCCTACAGTCCGCCGAGTTCTCGCAGTTCGTCACCTGACAA CAGCGAAAGTCTCACGCAGAGCATAGGAGGAGACGACAAGCCCCGAAGTATCAAGGTTCGTCGACGAACCACTCAACCTCAGGAACTGTTGTACGGGATCTCGACAAGTACGGAGAATCAAAAGAACGAGgatcaaaatcaaaaccaGCATCAAAATCACAATCACCCGCTTACGAGGGTTCCCAGCGCACCAGGGAGTTTAAA GGAGCAGGTAGCCCACATGGACATATCGTCGCCGCCGGGCTCACCGACTACCTACAGAAGGTTCAACAGTAGAGAAGAGAACGTCTTCTCGAGGTTGACCGCGAGCAGGCAGACGCTTCACGTCGAGCATCAACCGACCAAAGGAGTCATTTCCAATTACCAAGGAAAA ACGGTTCCCAGGGCGATATTGCACTGCACTCACGTAGCCGAAGGTCACAGTAAAGCCGTCCTGTCGATTTGCGCAACCAATGATTTACTCTTCAGTGGCTCCAAAG ATCGAACTGTGAAGGTTTGGGACTTGGGAACGGGCATCGAGAGCACGACCCTGAGCGGTCACCCGAACAACGTGGTCGTGGTCAAGTACTCGTCGGTGCACCGGTTGCTCTTCAGCGTTTCCGCCGCCTACGTCAAGGTCTGGGATCTGCGAGCAGGTAACAGCTGCATAAAGACGCTGTTTTCATCGGGCCAGGCTCAAAGCGGCCCGTTAAATCTTTCGACGCCTTCGCGGACGCTTCAGATGCCCGTCGGTGAGACGACGATCAATGACTTAGCTTTGGGTCTGGACGACCGCGAGCTCTACACGGCCTCGAGCGACAAGGTGCGCATCTGGGACCTGAGAAAGCTGGCCTACGTGGGCAAACTCAGCACGCCTCACGCGGCCGCCGTCATGTGCCTCAGCGTCTCGGACGATGGTAGGGTCATCACCGGGAGCAAGGATCATCTTATCTCACTCGTCGAGCCGAACATGTCCGGACAGTCGCTGAGCTTGTCGCCGCCTCACTACGACGGTGTGCAGTGCTTGGCTACTTATGGCAACACACTGTTTTCTG GTTCGAGAGATATGTGCATCAAACGCTGGGACTTGAGCAGGATGGAACTGGTCCAGTCTCTGAACAACGCCCACAAAGATTGGATCCTTGGATTGTGCCTTATTAATAGCGGGTCTGTAATGATATCGGGTTGTCGTGGTGGCATCCTCAGGGCGTGGACCGTTCCGAATTTCGGCGACCACGCGGGCGAGTGCTCGCTTCTCGGCGAGGTGCGCGCCCACACCTCGGCCATCAACGCGACTGTCACCAATCAGCAGCACATCTTCACCGCGAGCAA CTCTGGGGAAGTGAAGCTGTGGCGCATACCTGATTCTTCTTTGACCATGTCCACGTCCACAGTTTCTTTATAA